Within the Clostridium scatologenes genome, the region GAGGAAAGATTGGTATCAAACTCATGTGCTCTCTTAATGCAACCTACAATTTTACCATTTTCGTACAAACCTTCTGCTACCTTGTCATTTACCAGCTTTTCTATAACAGCTCCATCTTCTCCTTGTTTTAATTCTTCTATCTTCGTATTTAGAATTGGATGTGCTTTAAACTTTTCCTTAACTGTTTCAGTAAAAGACTTTTCAAGAATTACCAAATCAAATACATCTGAAATTTTTAAAAGTCCATAGAACTCATCTTGAGGCATTATTTCACCAAATTTTCCAAATCTTGATGCGCCTTCAATATTGCTAGTATGCCATGGTCTTTTTAATTCACTTAATTGTTCCGGAGTTAAGTTTCCTATGTATGTCTGATTTGGTGCATAAGCTACTGCACTTTCAAAAGATCTCAAGTTATTTTTTAATGCCTTCAAATAATCTGAATCTGGGTTTGTTTCCCTTTCTAACGTTTGAGTAGTACCATTGTGTATTACCATATCTGGTGTATTTACCAAAATATAAGAAGCTTTTTTTACAACTGGAAAACTCATTTATAAACCCCTCCTTATTTCTAATTGAAATCTATAAAATTAGTGTATGAATATAAAAAATTAATAGTTAAGAATTAAGAGTTAATAGTTAATGTGGATTTTTTTCCGTTACACTACAGAAAATCTTTCATTAAGTTTTTGAAAGCTCGTTTCGCTAAAGCGAAACATTGCTGACTTATATAAATTTAAAGATTTTTGCGATAGCTAAAAATCATCCTTCACTATTAACTCTTCATTATTAATTCTTAACTCTTTTTATTTTTCAAAGACTGTTTGTTTGTCTACTGGTGTTTCTAGAGCTTTTAATGCTCTCTCTACCAAATGATATCTTAATTCAAACTCATCCTTATCATCTAATGATGGATTTCCAAGTGGATGAGGTATTGCTATTGTAGGAACTATTCTATTTGCTCCTACTGTTAAAGATATTGGAACTACTGTACACATGTGAACTATTGGAAGTCCAGCACGTTCAATTTCTTTTACCATTGTTGCACCGCAACGTGTACAAGTTCCTCAAGTAGACGTTAATATAACTGCATCAACTCCGTCAGCTATTAATTCTTTAGCTATATTTGCTCCAAATTTTTTGGAAGAAGCAACAGCTGTTCCGTTTCCAACAGTGGAATAATAATATCTGTGAAGAGATCCTATTTTTCCTTCTTTCTCCATCTTTCTTAAAACATCCACTGGAAGAACTCTATCTGAATCAGCATTAGCATAAGTTGGATCATATCCTCCATGTGCTGTTTCGTTAGTTTCATCTGTTAAATTTTCAATTCCTTCTATATCGTACTTTCCAAACTTTGAAGCACTTGATGATTCAATATGATCTGGATTTCCTTTTGGAACTATACCACCAGATGTTACTATAGCTATCTTTGCCTTTGAAACATCTGCTACTGGCGCAACAGGATCTACTCTATCAAATACAGGCATTTTAAATTCTGTAACAAATTTTTCTCCACTTATTTTCTTTATAAGCATATCAACAGCTCTTTTTGAGCCTCTTTCTTCATGAAAATAATTTTTTCTTATTCCTCTTTCTATAAAATGTTCTTCTTCAGGTGATCCTATTTCTTCACCTTTAGCAAGCTTTAATGCCAAGTTTACTATTTTAGGAAGAGCATCTCTCATACCAGCAGCACTATTTTTAGTTTCTACTATATATATCTCTTTTTTATACATATCTGCTCCTGGATTTTCAATATACATAGCTGAAACTACTGGTATATTCAACTTTTCTGAAACCTCTTTAGCTATAGAACCACAAGCAACACCATATCTTCCAGCATTAAATGCAGGTCCTGCTATAAATAAATCTGGATTGTACTTTTTAATCATGTCTAATACTTCGGCCTTAGCCTCTTTTTCATTTTCGTTATAATAAGAATCACCGCACACTACTGTAGCGACAATTTCAGCATCACCTTTTTTTAACAATCCGTTAAGCCCCATTCCAGGACCTACAAAACCTTCCCTAATTTCTGGTTTTACATCTGCTTTTTCTTCTCCACCTACGCCGCCATAAAACTGATTTATATAATGAACAACTTTAAGCATCTAATATTCCCCTCCTTTTTAGGACTTTCACATATTTAAACTATTTTTTATTAAAGATCAATTATTTTTACTAATTAAAATTTTGAATACTGTTCTCTTACAGTTTTAACTTCTCCAATAATAGCATCCACATCAAGAACCATCTCCATCATTCCACACTGTTCATCATAAACAGCAGCATCACATTCATCTTTTATTTCTGGTTCAACTATATGGTAAACTGCCAAGCCTAGCTCTACTCCAGCAAGTGGTCCTGCAAATGTTGGGTCTCCAGCACTTACTGTTTCTGCTGAAAGTCCTGAAGCTTCTGCTTCTGCTCCTCCAATTACTACAACTACATTTTCTGCACCATGTTTTTCAGTTAAATCTTTTACTCTTTGTTGGATCTCCAGATCCATAGCACCTGCGGCTGTTCAAACAAAGCACTCTGTTGATGCGAAAACCACTTCTGCTCCAGCTGATTTAACACACGCTTCAATAGCTGGTCCTGGTATTCCATCTCTATCTCCTACTGCTATAACTTTTTTCCCTTGTAACATATATAATCACCCTTCTTTCAATAATTTTATAATAAAGCCTATTACTTAAATTAGTAATTTTTAAAATTTAGAATCCTTTGGCTGTTAATTTATTAAATCCAACTTCACTAGTAGCTCCAGTTATAACTTGAATTTCAGCTTCTATAGAACCGTCTTCTCTTAAACTTCCTACATGTCCTCCAGCTATTACATTTGCTACTTCTGGATGTCCTATTATTTTTTTCATTGGTGGTAATACAACAACTTCATTAGCATTTCCCCCAGTAACTACTGCATCACCTTTTGGTGTTGAATCAGCTAATGATTGTGAACTTCCATCTTGTCCTGCATATTCATCTGTAATCAATACAGTTTTCACACCTAAATCGCTTATCTTGTTACAATTCATAACTAAATCTGCATCTGGATTACCAAATCCTTCTTCTGATATAATTACTGCATCAGCTCCTAAATACTCTACTAACTTAGCAGTATAATTTGAAGACCTTTCCTTATCTGCAAGATAAACATTCTCATTTGTTACAATACATCCCAAGAAATTATAGTCTTTTCCATGATGCTCATATAAGTCTTCAATTACTGGATGATTCATATGAACATAACTTGGATTTTTATCGCAAGCAGATACACAGTTTCCACTTACAATAGCTCCATCAAACATTTCTGTTGGATATATAAATGTTGGTATTATTTTCTTTGCATCTACTCCATAAACATATGTGTCATGTAAAAGTCCTTGACTTTGTAGCATGTAAACATATATTACCTTTGGAAGATTAGGATATTGTTTAACTTGTTCTAATAATGGCAAGGTTTCATATGTTTTAATTTCATCTGGTTTTATGTCTTTTCCAGCTTGTCCAATATAAGTAGCAGCTTTAAATCCAACCATTCTTACTGCTTCTTCATGCTCATGCTGATTAATCCCTTCCTTTGGTTCACAAGTTATTACTAGGTTATTTGTCTTTGAAAATGGAGTATATTTTGCTCCTTCGCCACTCATATCTATGATGCCTTCTTGGAATCCTACTATTTTTCCAGTAGTTACTACAGCTGCACCCTTTAACACATGAGTTCTTCCTGAACCAACCATATCTACTTTGCTTATAAATCCTGGGAATATACCACCTTTACCTTCTACCTTAACTCTTGGCTCAATAACATCTTTTACAGGTATTATTCTTGTTTCTTCGCCTGGTTTCGCAATGTCAAACTCAATACTTTTAAGTCTTTCATCTCCACCTACTTCTTTTAACAGTTCTTCCTTGTTTACATAAAGAATTCCACTTTCAACTTTTGTTTCAGCTCCAAATTGAATGTCCTTCACATAAATTTTTCCAACTTCTAAACGCAAAGTATTCACCTCCAAATTTATTTCAATAGGTACAAAATTTCCTATTGCTATCAATAATATTAATTGTTATAATTGTTAACTATTTTAATTTTTAATAGTATTAAATTTTACTTGTATTTTTTATCTATATATATTAGGATTTTAATGAACGTTACTTAATTTTTGACAAGGTGATGGTGATATTTCATCTAAATCTTGTCCTTTTTTATTATAATGTGTCATAATATGTTTTTATAAAGCTTTCCACATCTTCTAATGAAGTAATTTTATCAGCAGTAATTGTATTTGCTTTCTCTCCATCTTTATAAATTATCATTGTTGGTAGACCTAATACTTTTTGCCCTATAGCAAGTCTTCTTGCAGTGCTTATATTTAAGCTTGAAAATTTTATTTTGTCTCCATACTTTTCTTCTAAGCCATGCACTCCTGGCATAAGTTCTTTACATATTTCACATTTGTCTCCCCAGAAATCAACAAGTACTGGTTTTTCAGTATAAGTTAAAACTTCACTTTCAAAATTCTCTTTGTTTAATTCAATCATTTTTTTGACCTCCTAAATATTTTATTTATGTTCTTCCAAATAACGCTCAGCAATAGTTGCTGCTATAGCTCCATCTGCTGCTGCAGTTATTACCTGCCTTAATGATTTTTTTCTTACATCTCCTGCTGCAAAAACTCCAGCTACACTAGTTTGCATATCTTCATCTGTTACAATATAGCCATTCTCCATATTTAATTTTCCTTCAAATAAAGATGATATTGGATCATATCCTACAAATACAAAGCATCCATCTACTTTTAATTCACTATTTTCACCTGTTAATTTATTTTTTAATATAAGTTTTTCTAATATTTCATCACCTACAGCCTCTTCTATAGTTGAATTCCAAATAAATTCTATTTTAGGATTAGCAAAAGCTTTTTCTTGTAATGATTTTGCTGCTCTTAGTGCATCTCTTCTATGAATTACTGTAACTTTTTCTGCAAATTTTGTAAGATATATTGCTTCTGTTATTGCAGAATCTCCTCCTCCTATAACAGCTACATCTAAATCTGTAAAAAAGTCAGCGTCACAAGTTGCACAATAAGAAATTCCTTTTCCTCTAAGTTCAATTTCATTTTTAAATCCTGAAAGTTTAGGATTTGCTCCTGTAGCTATTATTATAGTTTTTGCTTCATAAGTTTCCTTTTTACCTTTTACAACTTTTATGTCACCTTCTAGATCTACTTCCACTATTTCATCCTTTGTAAATTTTGCTCCAAAATCTTCTGCTTGTTTTTTCATTCTCTTGCTTAAAGTTGTTCCTGTACATTCCTCTATGGAACCTGGATAATTTTCTAATTCATCTGTAGTTGTTGCCTGTCCACCATACTTTGCTCTTTCAATAATTAAAGTATCCATTCTAGATCTTGCTGCATAAAGTCCTGCTGATAATCCTGCTGGTCCACCTCCTATTATTATAGTTTCATAAATTTGTGCCATAAAATTACCTCCTACCTTTTTTAAGTTAAATACAGAAAATCTTCAATATTTAAAAATAAATTTAGCTATTAAAATTACATCAATGCATGCTGCACTAAATCATAATCTATAAGCTGAAAATCTTCTATTACCTGCTTAGTCCAATTGGGTATTCCATAATTTTTTAAAAATTTTTCAGTAGTATGCACAGCTTCTTCTATATACCCTAAGGATTTCATATCCACTATACTGTGGCTATTCTTAGATATAACCACTGTTCTATATGGCGTTTCATTAGGTTTAATGCTACTCATTAAAGGATGAGTTAATAATTCATGCCCTTTATGGATATAATCTCTAACCTTTGTATACACATCCATAGTGGTACCATCTATGAAATCTACCTCATGTGCATCACCTAATTTACTGTTACTCATGGGATTATTTGTAATAATCATAACTGCTTCCACCACTTTTTACTCTCCTTTTACAAAAATTGAACGTGAATAAAGCTTTACTTTACAAAAATAAAAACAGAGACATAAAACTTCCGTTTTATGTCTCTGTCCTTTAACCTGAGAGATTTACTCCTTCGGTGCTTAACGCTTCCCAGAGATTTGTCCGTTTTCGGTCCTTTTGCCTGAGAGGTTCATATTATTACGGTAAAACAATACTTACTCCTTCGGCTATCCATTAAAGGATACTATATATTTAAAATATATAGCTAAGCAAACTCTTAAAGCAAAACTTTGTTAAGTTTTATACTTAATCTCCCGAAAACATCATCCTAATATATTAAGTTTTTTAATAATCTTCTTTTCAATTATCATTATATATTATAGGCACATTTTTTTCTATAATTTTTAAAAACATTTACTATTGTATTTATTTATAGCATTTATTCCGTTTTTGGATACATGATATCCATTTTAATCCAAATATTATGCAATTGTCTGTATTTACTGACTATTGCTTGATCCATTTTCTGATATATGAATAAGTAAATTCACATTATCAGTTAAAATGCTATATATTGCAACATAGCAAAATAGCACTTATTTGAAATTAAATTTACAAATAAATGCTATTTATAGATTATTAATTATTACTGGTAATTATTTTTTTAACAATTTTATATTATAATCTTATTTAATGTAGACTATTTAGGGTAGATTACCTAAGCTTTCTTACTATATTTGACCACAGGATTCCTAGCAGCTTTTACTTCATCTAATCTTTTAATTGGTGTATTATGTGGCGCATTTATTAATATTTCAGGATTTTCTCTAGCCTCTTCAGCTATTTTTATCATAGAATCTATGAAACCATCTAAAGTTTCCTTACTTTCCGTCTCTGTAGGCTCTATCATCAGTGCACTATCAATGATTAAAGGAAAATATATTGTTGGTGGATGATATCCATAATCTAATAATCTTTTAGCTACATCAAGAGTACTAACGTCTTTAGGTGCATCTTTTAAACCTGCCATTACAAATTCATGTTTACATACACTATCTAGAGGCTGATTATAATAATCCTTTAATTTACTTTTTATATAATTGGCATTTAATACAGCTATGTCACTAGCTTTTTTAAGTCCTTCTGCTCCCATTGTAAGCACATAGGAGTAAGCTTTTACTATAACATTAAAATTACCATAAAAACTTTTAACTTTTCCGATAGAATAAGGCCTGTCATAATTCAAAGTATATTTTTCCTTTTTCTTTTCTATAACAGGTACAGGCAAAAATTCAGCTAACCTCTCTTTTACTCCTACAGGACCACTTCCTGGACCTCCACCTCCATGTGGTGTTGAAAATGTTTTATGAAGATTCATATGAACTACATCAAATCCCATATCTCCAGGTCTTGCTTCTCCCATAATAGCATTTAAATTTGCACCATCGTAGTAAACAAGTCCTCCTGCTTCATGTACCATATCTGATATCAATTTAATATTTGAATCAAAAAGGCCTAATGTATTTGGATTTGTTAACATTAATCCTGCTATTTCATCGTTTAATACAGATTTTAAGGATTCTATATCCACAAGTCCTTTTTTATCAGATTTTACTTCAACTATAGTGAAACCAGCTACATTAGCACTAGCAGGATTTGTTCCATGGGCAGAATCAGGAACTATAATTTTTGTTCTTTTCAAGTCTCCCCTTTTTTTATGATAAGATTTAATTATCATAAGTCCTGTAAGTTCTCCATGAGCACCTGCTGCTGGCTGAAGTGTAACATAATCCATACCAGCTATTTCTGAAAGTTTACTGCTCAAATCATACATTATTTCAAGTGCTCCTTGTACACTATCTTCACTTTGATATGGATGAATATTTAAAAAGTGTGGATTAGAAGCTATATCTTCATTTATTTTGGGATTGTATTTCATTGTACAGGAACCCAAAGGATAAAAACCATTATCCACTCCATAATTCTTATTTGCAAGAAGTGTAAAATGTCTTATTACATCTGGTTCACTAACCTCTGGAAGTTCCACATCACTAGTTTTTAGCATATCTTTAGGAATTAAATTTTCAACAGCTTCACATTGTACATCACATTTAGGAAGTGTATAAGCCACTCTTCCTGGCTTTGAAACTTCAAAAATCAATTTATTATATTCTTTCATTTATACTCCCTCCATTACACTTACTAATTTATCAATCTCCTGAGCTGTCCTTTTTTCTGTTACACAGAAAAGCAGTGCATTTTTATAGGAAGCATAATTTTTACCTAAAGAATAACCTCCAAGTATTTTATTTTTCAGTAATTCATCATTTATAATTGCTGGTTCCTTTTCACTTACTACTGCAAATTCCTTAAAGAAAGGTTTATTAAATAAAGGTTTAAACTTTCCTGAATTAGTAACTTTATTAAAGGCATAATGAGCTTTTTGTGTGCTTTGATAAGCTACTTCCTTGATTCCTTTTTTACCCATAGTAGTAAGATATATCGCTGCAGCCAAGGCATTTAAAGCTTCATTTGAACATATATTAGAAGTTGCTTTTTCCCTTCTTATATGCTGTTCTCTTGCTTGCAAAGTTAAAACAAAGCCTCTTTTTCCATCCAAGTCTTGCGTCTGTCCTACTATTCTTCCTGGCATTTTACGCATAAGCTTTGCTTTAGTTGCCATAAAGCCAACATATGGACCTCCAAAGCTCATATTGTTTCCTAAACTTTGTCCTTCACCAACTGCTATATCTGCACCTAATTCTCCTGGAGATTTCAATATGCCAAGGGATATAGGGTCCACACTCATAATAAGTAAGGCCTTATTGTCGTGAGTAATTTTTTCTACTTCCTTAACATCCTCTATTATTCCAAAGAAATTAGGATTTTGTAATATAACTCCAGCTGTTTTATTATCTATAGCTGATTTTAATTTTTCTAAATCAGTAACTCCATCCTCCATATCTATTTCTATCAATTCTATATCTTTAAATTTTGTATAAGTTTCTACTACCTTTCTAGTTTCTGGATGAACAGTCTTGGATACTAATATTTTCTTCTTCCTTGTACTATCTACTGCCATTAAAGCTGCTTCTGTACAAGCAGTTGCTCCATCATACATAGAAGCATTAGCAGCATCAAGTCCTGTAAGTTCACAAATCATACTTTGATATTCAAATATGCATTGTAATGTTCCTTGGCTTATTTCTGCCTGGTAAGGTGTATATGCAGTATAAAATTCTGATTTTGAAACTATATGTTTAATTAAAGCTGGAATGTAATGATCATAAGCACCTGCACCTAAAAAGCAAGTAAGTTCACTTGTGCTTAAGTTTTTATTAGCTAAGCTATCTAAATATCTTGAAAGTTCTAATTCTGACAATCCCTCTGGTAAACTTAAACTCTTTTTAAGTTTTATGCTTTCTGGAATATCTGAAAAAAGTTCATCTAATGAATTTAAACCAATACTATTTAGCATTTCCTTTTCATCTTCATCAGTGACAGGTATATATGGAAACATACTATTCCTCCTTACCACACAAGTCTTCATAAGCCTTGCTATCTATTAAATCATTTAGCTGTGCTGTATCTGAAATGCTAATCATTATTATCCAATTCTTATAAGGATCTTCATTTACTAATTCAGGTGAATCAACCAAATCCTCATTTACTTTAACTATTTTTCCGCTTATAGGCATATATATGTCTGATGCTGCTTTTACAGATTCAACTACTCCAAACACCTCTCCTGAATTTAATTCTGAATCAACTTCTGGAAGTTCAACAAATACAATATCCCCTAAAGAGTGCTGAGCAAAATCTGTAATACCTA harbors:
- the grdB gene encoding glycine reductase complex selenoprotein B; this translates as MLKVVHYINQFYGGVGGEEKADVKPEIREGFVGPGMGLNGLLKKGDAEIVATVVCGDSYYNENEKEAKAEVLDMIKKYNPDLFIAGPAFNAGRYGVACGSIAKEVSEKLNIPVVSAMYIENPGADMYKKEIYIVETKNSAAGMRDALPKIVNLALKLAKGEEIGSPEEEHFIERGIRKNYFHEERGSKRAVDMLIKKISGEKFVTEFKMPVFDRVDPVAPVADVSKAKIAIVTSGGIVPKGNPDHIESSSASKFGKYDIEGIENLTDETNETAHGGYDPTYANADSDRVLPVDVLRKMEKEGKIGSLHRYYYSTVGNGTAVASSKKFGANIAKELIADGVDAVILTSTUGTCTRCGATMVKEIERAGLPIVHMCTVVPISLTVGANRIVPTIAIPHPLGNPSLDDKDEFELRYHLVERALKALETPVDKQTVFEK
- the grdA gene encoding glycine/sarcosine/betaine reductase complex selenoprotein A, which codes for MLQGKKVIAVGDRDGIPGPAIEACVKSAGAEVVFASTECFVUTAAGAMDLEIQQRVKDLTEKHGAENVVVVIGGAEAEASGLSAETVSAGDPTFAGPLAGVELGLAVYHIVEPEIKDECDAAVYDEQCGMMEMVLDVDAIIGEVKTVREQYSKF
- a CDS encoding glycine/sarcosine/betaine reductase component B subunit, producing MRLEVGKIYVKDIQFGAETKVESGILYVNKEELLKEVGGDERLKSIEFDIAKPGEETRIIPVKDVIEPRVKVEGKGGIFPGFISKVDMVGSGRTHVLKGAAVVTTGKIVGFQEGIIDMSGEGAKYTPFSKTNNLVITCEPKEGINQHEHEEAVRMVGFKAATYIGQAGKDIKPDEIKTYETLPLLEQVKQYPNLPKVIYVYMLQSQGLLHDTYVYGVDAKKIIPTFIYPTEMFDGAIVSGNCVSACDKNPSYVHMNHPVIEDLYEHHGKDYNFLGCIVTNENVYLADKERSSNYTAKLVEYLGADAVIISEEGFGNPDADLVMNCNKISDLGVKTVLITDEYAGQDGSSQSLADSTPKGDAVVTGGNANEVVVLPPMKKIIGHPEVANVIAGGHVGSLREDGSIEAEIQVITGATSEVGFNKLTAKGF
- the trxA gene encoding thioredoxin TrxA, with protein sequence MIELNKENFESEVLTYTEKPVLVDFWGDKCEICKELMPGVHGLEEKYGDKIKFSSLNISTARRLAIGQKVLGLPTMIIYKDGEKANTITADKITSLEDVESFIKTYYDTL
- the trxB gene encoding thioredoxin-disulfide reductase gives rise to the protein MAQIYETIIIGGGPAGLSAGLYAARSRMDTLIIERAKYGGQATTTDELENYPGSIEECTGTTLSKRMKKQAEDFGAKFTKDEIVEVDLEGDIKVVKGKKETYEAKTIIIATGANPKLSGFKNEIELRGKGISYCATCDADFFTDLDVAVIGGGDSAITEAIYLTKFAEKVTVIHRRDALRAAKSLQEKAFANPKIEFIWNSTIEEAVGDEILEKLILKNKLTGENSELKVDGCFVFVGYDPISSLFEGKLNMENGYIVTDEDMQTSVAGVFAAGDVRKKSLRQVITAAADGAIAATIAERYLEEHK
- a CDS encoding GrdX family protein translates to MIITNNPMSNSKLGDAHEVDFIDGTTMDVYTKVRDYIHKGHELLTHPLMSSIKPNETPYRTVVISKNSHSIVDMKSLGYIEEAVHTTEKFLKNYGIPNWTKQVIEDFQLIDYDLVQHALM
- the gcvPB gene encoding aminomethyl-transferring glycine dehydrogenase subunit GcvPB, whose translation is MKEYNKLIFEVSKPGRVAYTLPKCDVQCEAVENLIPKDMLKTSDVELPEVSEPDVIRHFTLLANKNYGVDNGFYPLGSCTMKYNPKINEDIASNPHFLNIHPYQSEDSVQGALEIMYDLSSKLSEIAGMDYVTLQPAAGAHGELTGLMIIKSYHKKRGDLKRTKIIVPDSAHGTNPASANVAGFTIVEVKSDKKGLVDIESLKSVLNDEIAGLMLTNPNTLGLFDSNIKLISDMVHEAGGLVYYDGANLNAIMGEARPGDMGFDVVHMNLHKTFSTPHGGGGPGSGPVGVKERLAEFLPVPVIEKKKEKYTLNYDRPYSIGKVKSFYGNFNVIVKAYSYVLTMGAEGLKKASDIAVLNANYIKSKLKDYYNQPLDSVCKHEFVMAGLKDAPKDVSTLDVAKRLLDYGYHPPTIYFPLIIDSALMIEPTETESKETLDGFIDSMIKIAEEARENPEILINAPHNTPIKRLDEVKAARNPVVKYSKKA
- the gcvPA gene encoding aminomethyl-transferring glycine dehydrogenase subunit GcvPA, translated to MFPYIPVTDEDEKEMLNSIGLNSLDELFSDIPESIKLKKSLSLPEGLSELELSRYLDSLANKNLSTSELTCFLGAGAYDHYIPALIKHIVSKSEFYTAYTPYQAEISQGTLQCIFEYQSMICELTGLDAANASMYDGATACTEAALMAVDSTRKKKILVSKTVHPETRKVVETYTKFKDIELIEIDMEDGVTDLEKLKSAIDNKTAGVILQNPNFFGIIEDVKEVEKITHDNKALLIMSVDPISLGILKSPGELGADIAVGEGQSLGNNMSFGGPYVGFMATKAKLMRKMPGRIVGQTQDLDGKRGFVLTLQAREQHIRREKATSNICSNEALNALAAAIYLTTMGKKGIKEVAYQSTQKAHYAFNKVTNSGKFKPLFNKPFFKEFAVVSEKEPAIINDELLKNKILGGYSLGKNYASYKNALLFCVTEKRTAQEIDKLVSVMEGV
- the gcvH gene encoding glycine cleavage system protein GcvH, with product MKILENLKYSKDHEWVKVEGDKAYIGITDFAQHSLGDIVFVELPEVDSELNSGEVFGVVESVKAASDIYMPISGKIVKVNEDLVDSPELVNEDPYKNWIIMISISDTAQLNDLIDSKAYEDLCGKEE